From one Malus sylvestris chromosome 1, drMalSylv7.2, whole genome shotgun sequence genomic stretch:
- the LOC126632063 gene encoding proline-rich receptor-like protein kinase PERK2, which yields MAFPKIFFLLFSVAVLSLSSVRMSQAARHLLDTPAAPPPALPVPTIPSLPKTTLPPLPSVPTLPKTTLPPLPSLPTQPKTTLPPLPSLPTQPKATLPPLPSNPLPTRPTALPPMPSSQIPSLPKSAMPTLPTTLPPLPANPLPSFPTTIPSIPTIPSTIPSIPFLSPPPSN from the coding sequence ATGGCTTTCCCCAAGATTTTCTTCCTTCTGTTTTCGGTGGCGGTGCTATCACTTTCAAGCGTCCGTATGAGCCAAGCAGCTCGCCACCTTTTGGACACGCCAGCAGCTCCACCGCCAGCACTACCCGTCCCTACCATCCCATCTCTGCCGAAGACCACATTGCCGCCGTTGCCTTCAGTGCCAACTCTTCCCAAGACGACATTGCCTCCGTTGCCTTCATTGCCAACACAGCCCAAGACCACATTGCCTCCGTTGCCTTCATTGCCAACACAGCCCAAGGCCACCTTGCCACCCCTGCCCTCTAACCCATTGCCTACTCGTCCAACTGCTCTTCCTCCAATGCCAAgctctcaaattccatctttgcCAAAATCGGCAATGCCCACTCTTCCCACAACACTACCTCCATTGCCAGCCAACCCACTGCCATCATTTCCCACAACAATCCCTTCAATCCCAACTATTCCATCAACTATTCCAAGCATTCCATTCCTCTCCCCACCCCCATCAAACTAA
- the LOC126609266 gene encoding proline-rich receptor-like protein kinase PERK2, whose translation MAFHKIFFLLFSVAMLSFSSVHMSQAARHLLDTPAAPPPALPVPTIPSLPKTTLPPLPSVPTLPKTTLPPLPSLPTQPKTTLPPLPSLPTQPKATLPPLPSNPLPTRPTALPPMPSSQIPSLPKSAMPTLPTTLPPLPANPLPSFPTTIPSIPTIPSTIPSIPFLSPPPSN comes from the coding sequence ATGGCTTTCCACAAGATTTTCTTCCTTCTGTTTTCGGTGGCGATGCTATCATTTTCAAGCGTCCATATGAGCCAAGCCGCTCGCCACCTTTTGGACACGCCAGCAGCTCCACCGCCAGCACTACCCGTCCCTACCATCCCATCTCTGCCAAAGACCACATTGCCGCCGTTGCCTTCAGTGCCAACTCTTCCCAAGACGACATTGCCTCCGTTGCCTTCATTGCCAACACAGCCCAAGACCACATTGCCTCCGTTGCCTTCATTGCCAACACAGCCCAAGGCCACCTTGCCACCCCTGCCCTCTAACCCATTGCCTACTCGTCCAACTGCTCTTCCTCCAATGCCAAgctctcaaattccatctttgcCAAAATCAGCAATGCCCACTCTTCCCACAACACTGCCTCCATTGCCAGCCAACCCACTGCCATCATTTCCCACAACAATCCCTTCAATCCCAACTATTCCATCAACTATTCCAAGCATTCCATTCCTCTCCCCACCCCCATCAAACTAA